One genomic window of Centroberyx gerrardi isolate f3 chromosome 15, fCenGer3.hap1.cur.20231027, whole genome shotgun sequence includes the following:
- the cfl1l gene encoding non-muscle cofilin 1-like, with product MASGVRVSDEVMELFKKMRVHHSGDDYQEHSKFVVLKIDDGKIIVDEEHNLKVKDLKGDDNVYKTLTSHLPKKQCCYALYDCCYETKETAKDDLVFIMWAPQDAPIKQRMVYASSYTAFKKALPGIKHEWQINDDSDICDEHCLLEKLGPKGMVRVLEGKELFGIHHHDHDH from the exons ATG GCATCTGGAGTACGGGTCTCCGATGAAGTCATGGAACTGTTTAAGAAGATGCGAGTACATCACTCCGGAGATGATTACCAAGAACATTCAAAGTTTGTGGTCTTAAAGATCGATGATGGCAAGATTATTGTGGATGAAGAGCATAATCTCAAAGTGAAAGATCTCAAGGGAGATGACAATGTCTACAAGACGCTTACCAGCCACCTGCCCAAGAAGCAATGTTGCTACGCTCTCTATGACTGCTGCTATGAGACCAAGGAAACTGCAAAAGACGACTTGGTCTTCATCATGTG GGCTCCTCAAGATGCGCCAATCAAACAGAGAATGGTCTATGCTAGCTCATACACAGCCTTCAAGAAAGCCTTACCAG GCATCAAACATGAGTGGCAGATAAATGATGATTCCGACATCTGTGACGAACATTGTCTTCTTGAGAAACTGGGACCAAAAGGAATGGTCAGGGTCCTGGAGGGGAAAGAGTTGTTTGGCATCCACCATCACGACCATGACCACTAA